One genomic region from Streptomyces sp. NBC_00457 encodes:
- a CDS encoding SOS response-associated peptidase, whose protein sequence is MCGRYASSRRPEDLAGIFEIEKWEPEETLEPDYNVAPTKEVYAVLDRPVKDADEKRPVRQLRKLKWGLVPSWAKTPEGGARMINARAETVHEKPSYRRAFAARRCILPADGYYEWVTGKQERDLEEEGKKKRPRKQPYFVLPADGSVFAMAGLYEFWRDKTLPDEHPQAWWVTCSVITTEAEQTPLAVAPADGPYVLADIHPRMPLMLTPDRWDSWLDPSRTDPDELRELLAPPPPGLMRAYPVTTAVSNVRNNGPDLLKELEGPEEGTLF, encoded by the coding sequence TCGTAGGCCCGAGGATCTCGCAGGAATCTTTGAGATCGAGAAGTGGGAGCCCGAGGAGACCCTGGAGCCCGACTACAACGTGGCCCCGACCAAAGAGGTCTACGCGGTCCTGGACCGTCCTGTGAAGGACGCCGACGAGAAGCGACCGGTTCGGCAGCTGCGCAAGCTCAAGTGGGGGCTCGTTCCCTCCTGGGCGAAGACCCCCGAGGGCGGCGCGCGGATGATCAACGCGCGGGCGGAGACGGTGCACGAGAAGCCGTCGTACCGCCGTGCCTTCGCCGCCCGTCGGTGCATCCTGCCCGCCGACGGCTACTACGAGTGGGTCACCGGCAAGCAGGAGCGGGACCTGGAGGAGGAGGGGAAGAAGAAACGGCCGCGCAAGCAGCCCTATTTCGTGCTCCCCGCCGACGGGTCCGTGTTCGCCATGGCCGGGCTGTACGAGTTCTGGCGGGACAAGACGCTGCCCGACGAGCATCCGCAGGCCTGGTGGGTGACCTGCTCGGTGATCACGACGGAGGCGGAGCAGACCCCGCTGGCGGTGGCGCCCGCCGACGGGCCGTACGTGCTGGCCGACATCCACCCTCGGATGCCGCTGATGCTGACACCCGACCGCTGGGACAGCTGGCTCGACCCGTCCCGCACCGACCCCGACGAGCTGCGCGAGCTGCTCGCCCCGCCGCCCCCCGGACTGATGCGCGCCTACCCCGTCACCACCGCGGTCAGCAACGTCCGCAACAACGGGCCGGACTTGCTGAAGGAGCTGGAAGGGCCCGAAGAGGGCACACTCTTCTAG